The sequence TTAAAACGATTTCACTCATATTGCTATTCCGCTATTAATAGTAGAAATAGCAGGATGAACTCGGGTCATCCAAAAAATAAATGCAAAAAACACCTGATGTTAACGCTCACTGATCCAATACAGCAGGTCACTTAACAGCCACCCGCAGGATTTCAGACCAATAGACTTACGCAGTGGAAACTGACCGACTTGCTCTAGTTTCCAGGCCGTTGAACGGGATACAGATGTAATGTGCTGACGCTCTTTTTCACGTACGAGGCGATCATGAGGTTCGCCATTGTTGCGTAATACCTGTAAGCGTTCTTCTGATGTTGGACTGTTGAATTTTGCTTTCATACTGCCTCCTTTGTTTCGATGGATGCAGCATGGCTCAAGCAGGCGCTAATATAAAAGAAGTTGACGGCTTATTAAGGTGCACATTGCTTATTGTGGTGCTTACAGTGGCTTGATGTGGTTTTTACGGTGGCTTAATGTGGGAGCTTTAAGATACATTTGAGGCTTCTTAAATAGAATATTCGATGTGTTTACCGTTTTTCCTTTGCGTCATTACGTTTTTAGTAAAACCTGAAACATAAATATTGAAAAGGTTAAAAGAGAGATTCATTAAGAGATATATATTAATCATGCAACTCACAATAATGAAAAAATCTCATAAATACATTTTCCTCAATATTAACTTTTCCATTTATGGCTATGCTCTATATTAGCTTTGCATAATTAAGGATTAGTCAACAAAAAAGTTATTATAACTTTCCCACCATAGATTGCTGAGAATGATAAATATTAGAACTCATGAATAATGCTAACAAGTTTTTATATTTGCCATAAAAAATAAATTACTTGAAGTATCATTGAATTGATTTCAACCAGCGGCGAATAGTTTCCGGGCTGAATTCTCGTCCAGGTAATATATCCTTGGCATCCGAATTCAACATATTCGCGATTGGTGCAGCCTCAAGTTTACCATTTTTACTTTTATAGTATTTACTTAACATTATAAATATAGCATCCCGTTCTGCCTTAGATACCCTTTCTTTAGCCCCTTTAACAATTTCTTTAGCGTTCACATTTTGATC comes from Yersinia canariae and encodes:
- a CDS encoding helix-turn-helix transcriptional regulator, with amino-acid sequence MKAKFNSPTSEERLQVLRNNGEPHDRLVREKERQHITSVSRSTAWKLEQVGQFPLRKSIGLKSCGWLLSDLLYWISER